One window of Drosophila albomicans strain 15112-1751.03 unplaced genomic scaffold, ASM965048v2 utg000173l_pilon, whole genome shotgun sequence genomic DNA carries:
- the LOC127566370 gene encoding uncharacterized protein LOC127566370 isoform X1 translates to MVMSGTKLFLISGGCPHHDIQRIASGEEAISKSFTESIYSRFSESFWQLAEQISLLLNCDVWQYQFLYLHWLATYAVHNTVSAVVWVRLSPPLCEIAFSFLVRFSFIILLLYANKCW, encoded by the exons ATGGTGATGTCAGgtactaaattatttttaatttcaggTGGCTGCCCTCATCATGATATCCAGCGCATCGCATCTGGCGAGGAGGCCATCTCTAAATCGTTTACGGAGAGTATTTATAGTCGATTCTCAGAATCGTTCTGGCAGCTTGCTGAGCAGATTTCGCTGCTCCTCAACTGTGATGTCTGGCAGTAccagtttttgtatttgcactGGCTGGCCACGTATGCTGTCCATAATACTGTCTCTG CTGTCGTGTGGGTCCGGTTGTCGCCGCCGCTGTGCGAAATCGCGTTCTCGTTCCTCGTTCGCTTTAGCTTCATTATACTCCTCTTGTATGCGAATAAGTGTTGGTAA
- the LOC127566370 gene encoding uncharacterized protein LOC127566370 isoform X2 yields the protein MGGCPHHDIQRIASGEEAISKSFTESIYSRFSESFWQLAEQISLLLNCDVWQYQFLYLHWLATYAVHNTVSAVVWVRLSPPLCEIAFSFLVRFSFIILLLYANKCW from the exons ATGG gTGGCTGCCCTCATCATGATATCCAGCGCATCGCATCTGGCGAGGAGGCCATCTCTAAATCGTTTACGGAGAGTATTTATAGTCGATTCTCAGAATCGTTCTGGCAGCTTGCTGAGCAGATTTCGCTGCTCCTCAACTGTGATGTCTGGCAGTAccagtttttgtatttgcactGGCTGGCCACGTATGCTGTCCATAATACTGTCTCTG CTGTCGTGTGGGTCCGGTTGTCGCCGCCGCTGTGCGAAATCGCGTTCTCGTTCCTCGTTCGCTTTAGCTTCATTATACTCCTCTTGTATGCGAATAAGTGTTGGTAA